The Apium graveolens cultivar Ventura chromosome 11, ASM990537v1, whole genome shotgun sequence genome has a window encoding:
- the LOC141697603 gene encoding uncharacterized protein LOC141697603 isoform X7, with protein MGIVLAQEDHLKNLAEFQAASQLLLYTLLMLYSFSCSYLPCSYGIGCIERRLKELHRLSYKELCASEDMANGSLDNFLYGEKWGTLSWKQRLDIIFGIARDNLV; from the exons ATGGGTATCGTGCTGGCCCAAGAGGACCACCTGAAGAATTTGGCG GAATTTCAAGCAGCAAGTCAACTATTATTGTATACATTGTTGATGCTTTACTCCTTTTCCTGCTCATACTTGCCTTGTTCCTATGGTATCGGTTGTATAGAAAGAAGGCTGAAAGAG CTTCATCGACTTAGCTACAAGGAGCTATGTGCATCTGAGGACATGGCCAACGGAAGCCTTGACAATTTTTTATATG GTGAAAAATGGGGGACACTCAGCTGGAAACAACGGCTTGACATAATCTTTGGCATAGCTAGGGATAATTTAGTTTAG
- the LOC141697603 gene encoding uncharacterized protein LOC141697603 isoform X5: MDGYRAGPRGPPEEFGGEKGGTPAGCFLGYSDTSFFTSNIITDITPYVQEFQAASQLLLYTLLMLYSFSCSYLPCSYGIGCIERRLKELHRLSYKELCASEDMANGSLDNFLYGEKWGTLSWKQRLDIIFGIARDNLV, from the exons ATGGATGGGTATCGTGCTGGCCCAAGAGGACCACCTGAAGAATTTGGCGGTGAGAAGGGTGGAACTCCAGCTGGTTGTTTCCTCGGATACTCTGACACTTCTTTTTTTACTAGCAATATTATAACTGATATTACACCTTATGTACAA GAATTTCAAGCAGCAAGTCAACTATTATTGTATACATTGTTGATGCTTTACTCCTTTTCCTGCTCATACTTGCCTTGTTCCTATGGTATCGGTTGTATAGAAAGAAGGCTGAAAGAG CTTCATCGACTTAGCTACAAGGAGCTATGTGCATCTGAGGACATGGCCAACGGAAGCCTTGACAATTTTTTATATG GTGAAAAATGGGGGACACTCAGCTGGAAACAACGGCTTGACATAATCTTTGGCATAGCTAGGGATAATTTAGTTTAG
- the LOC141697603 gene encoding uncharacterized protein LOC141697603 isoform X6: MGIVLAQEDHLKNLAVRRVELQLEFQAASQLLLYTLLMLYSFSCSYLPCSYGIGCIERRLKELHRLSYKELCASEDMANGSLDNFLYGEKWGTLSWKQRLDIIFGIARDNLV, translated from the exons ATGGGTATCGTGCTGGCCCAAGAGGACCACCTGAAGAATTTGGCGGTGAGAAGGGTGGAACTCCAGCTG GAATTTCAAGCAGCAAGTCAACTATTATTGTATACATTGTTGATGCTTTACTCCTTTTCCTGCTCATACTTGCCTTGTTCCTATGGTATCGGTTGTATAGAAAGAAGGCTGAAAGAG CTTCATCGACTTAGCTACAAGGAGCTATGTGCATCTGAGGACATGGCCAACGGAAGCCTTGACAATTTTTTATATG GTGAAAAATGGGGGACACTCAGCTGGAAACAACGGCTTGACATAATCTTTGGCATAGCTAGGGATAATTTAGTTTAG
- the LOC141697603 gene encoding uncharacterized protein LOC141697603 isoform X4 → MFIFTIVMLSSLIFYKYLRFEGDRPRFRDMDGYRAGPRGPPEEFGGEKGGTPAGCFLGYSDTSFFTSNIITDITPYVQEFQAASQLLLYTLLMLYSFSCSYLPCSYGIGCIERRLKELHRLSYKELCASEDMANGSLDNFLYECSF, encoded by the exons ATGTTTATCTTTACTATTGTGATGCTGTCTAGTTTgatattttacaaatatttgaGATTTGAGGGTGATCGACCTAGGTTTCGTGACATGGATGGGTATCGTGCTGGCCCAAGAGGACCACCTGAAGAATTTGGCGGTGAGAAGGGTGGAACTCCAGCTGGTTGTTTCCTCGGATACTCTGACACTTCTTTTTTTACTAGCAATATTATAACTGATATTACACCTTATGTACAA GAATTTCAAGCAGCAAGTCAACTATTATTGTATACATTGTTGATGCTTTACTCCTTTTCCTGCTCATACTTGCCTTGTTCCTATGGTATCGGTTGTATAGAAAGAAGGCTGAAAGAG CTTCATCGACTTAGCTACAAGGAGCTATGTGCATCTGAGGACATGGCCAACGGAAGCCTTGACAATTTTTTATATG AATGCTCGTTTTGA
- the LOC141697603 gene encoding uncharacterized protein LOC141697603 isoform X2 — MFIFTIVMLSSLIFYKYLRFEGDRPRFRDMDGYRAGPRGPPEEFGGEKGGTPAGCFLGYSDTSFFTSNIITDITPYVQEFQAASQLLLYTLLMLYSFSCSYLPCSYGIGCIERRLKELHRLSYKELCASEDMANGSLDNFLYVILSDLDALHNF; from the exons ATGTTTATCTTTACTATTGTGATGCTGTCTAGTTTgatattttacaaatatttgaGATTTGAGGGTGATCGACCTAGGTTTCGTGACATGGATGGGTATCGTGCTGGCCCAAGAGGACCACCTGAAGAATTTGGCGGTGAGAAGGGTGGAACTCCAGCTGGTTGTTTCCTCGGATACTCTGACACTTCTTTTTTTACTAGCAATATTATAACTGATATTACACCTTATGTACAA GAATTTCAAGCAGCAAGTCAACTATTATTGTATACATTGTTGATGCTTTACTCCTTTTCCTGCTCATACTTGCCTTGTTCCTATGGTATCGGTTGTATAGAAAGAAGGCTGAAAGAG CTTCATCGACTTAGCTACAAGGAGCTATGTGCATCTGAGGACATGGCCAACGGAAGCCTTGACAATTTTTTATATG TGATTCTAAGTGATTTGGATGCTTTACACAATTTCTGA
- the LOC141698459 gene encoding protein NETWORKED 1D-like, translating to MASLSQEELEHKYSWWWDSHICPRNSRWLQENLTDMDSKIKSMIKLIEEDADSFARRAEMYYKKRPELMKLVEEFYRAYRALAERYDHTTGVLHQAHRTMTEAFPNQIPFLLLDDAPTNTGSEADPNSPNTSTPPQPVFFTDDLQIDAKKRNGVCLEKSNSVISRSSSEQLNVSFPYVEPMKSAEARVRRSLNFNEVVESERVSKFVEEILTLKDAYAKLEAEKEDGLNQYQQCLEHVPKLELAISRAEEDSRELREQALKDESEIQSLKKVISNFEAEKEVSLLQYELCLEKIANLENNLSQAQKNVVDLDERVTKAEANAHTLITDLSKVNAEKDTIFNQYKQSLEMRSDLEKKVLLAEERVEVELETLKLAISKMNEEKKVAGIKHEQCLETISSLELEISTAGEELQNLKGDINSKVENLKGAEKQFFQVETSNQSLHSELETLVLKVDSQSEELTQKQKELGKLWACIQEERLRFMEADTAFRTLQLVHSQAQEDVRSLASELQNRSQTLKDVETHNDSLQNDILKLKGENKSLNELNLSSTIFMTGMQNDIYRLRERNEKLEEDIDLRVDQGNTLQQEICSLREELRDLNYKHHAVLKRVEAVGLKPELFETEVKELQDENSKLRNSCRREISGREALQEKLETFEKLLDKNVVLENSVSELGAELESVRRKISVLEASRQSLLQDKSTLVDEKAFLMTQLQLTTENLQKLSERNTISENCLVDKRDELEMLKEKSKILEDSCLLLVNQKSLLVTENDTLVSQLRVTQQSLNDRRKRTMELEEKCSALEKDKIITLDEIKCLKVHMEVQKQEQYNFAQTSSAQFADLVNKVRLLHEESWNRIRELEGELDKALDCQIEVFVLHGCVHDLRDKNSVVLIECQKLLEASKLSEKLISELEEENLEQQVEVKCLFDQRNSLGLSMSKLMKAFNIVPDHACKHEDRKVKSSLDQILEKVEDTKSSLCEAQEENQLWAVEMSILITLLSQLRSEAETIQTEKSITDKELRIRSEQCLMLGSECQKLSKLTEELIIKVTDGYRKEEELMTRVENLLGKLLVIEGAYDNLQEEKTQVLEEKEALVEELLSMKKKNHTVEEEMHTMYGEMVSLHHLSLIYKNYVDERSKEMKRLGDDLDKLHGINASLEKKWSITQEELDNLQVGNLRLKETLSKTDDELREATYLVGYLKQDMANAKDLLQNKEMDLFSAEQTLIIREDEKSHFSKDMETLKREYGAVQMIRENQEKQIAKLSGDIDRQSNENQFLSNTKQKLEIELCLLHSLHETAGNKEEHLCVEVQKRNDEIDLWQTHAVALFVELQSSTVARTLLEEKVNELVEKCSSLQDENNINNMKIELIDKKFGILEGQNEELKSQYVIFGQAVTSLMDSVSSLEKHTYMHKYFQEPLSEEVKEIHLVEQDAIIPYALTNMQNLQVRIKAIENTIIEMARLATPDNLNAYNKLECTVKQMKELRTANRSLKGKLKPLSEISESPGILPKDITLDHKSESSTYGLSKRRYLGPDNQMLELWETVDEDSSINLSVGKGKKVVGAPTKKEWSEALKHKGASFSSDFIVEKEIGMNILEISRKFKETRQEGNKRKVLERLNSDVQKLMNLQITVQDLKRKVGIMEKSRWGKPINSTDCIKLKLEEAEIAIQKLLDLNDKLLKNVEEISTHSGKIATMKSGESGSIRRKRISEQARRVSEKIGELQLEIQRIQFDLMKADNGNESKSKFRVTETNRRILLKDYLYTGVRKSPRQKKAPFCACMEPPTKGD from the exons ATGGCTAGTTTATCACAAGAGGAATTAGAGCACAAGTACTCTTGGTGGTGGGATAGTCACATATGTCCGAGAAACTCAAGGTGGCTTCAAGAAAATCTTACTG ACATGGATTCCAAGATTAAATCAATGATCAAACTTATAGAAGAGGATGCTGATTCCTTTGCAAGGAGGGCAGAGATGTACTATAAGAAACGTCCGGAGCTAATGAAATTAGTTGAAGAATTCTACAGAGCCTATCGAGCATTGGCTGAAAGATATGACCATACAACAGGAGTGCTCCACCAGGCCCACCGAACAATGACAGAGGCATTTCCAAATCAAATCCCCTTTTTACTCCTCGATGATGCACCTACAAATACTGGTTCTGAGGCTGATCCAAATTCACCTAATACGTCAACTCCTCCGCAACCAGTTTTTTTCACTGACGATCTCCAGATTGATGCTAAAAAGAGAAATGGAGTATGTTTAGAAAAGTCTAACTCTGTAATTAGTAGAAGTAGTTCAGAACAACTCAATGTTTCATTTCCTTACGTAGAACCTATGAAATCTGCAGAAGCTAGGGTAAGAAGGAGTCTTAACTTTAATGAGGTTGTGGAGTCTGAGCGTGTGAGTAAATTTGTGGAAGAAATACTAACTTTAAAGGATGCCTATGCCAAACTAGAGGCAGAAAAAGAAGATGGACTAAATCAGTATCAACAGTGTCTCGAGCATGTGCCAAAGCTAGAATTGGCTATTTCCCGTGCTGAAGAGGATTCTCGAGAACTGAGAGAGCAAGCActcaaggatgaatctgaaattcaaTCCCTGAAGAAAGTTATCTCCAATTTTGAAGCTGAAAAGGAGGTCAGCCTTTTGCAATATGAGCTGTGTCTGGAGAAGATTGCTAACTTGGAGAACAATCTATCTCAAGCTCAGAAGAATGTGGTAGATCTTGATGAACGCGTTACTAAAGCTGAAGCTAATGCTCACACTTTAATTACGGACCTTTCTAAAGTAAATGCAGAAAAGGATACCATCTTTAATCAGTACAAACAATCTTTAGAGATGAGATCTGACCTGGAGAAAAAAGTACTGCTTGCTGAAGAGAGGGTAGAAGTTGAACTTGAAACTTTAAAGCTAGCTATCTCAAAAATGAATGAAGAAAAAAAAGTTGCAGGGATCAAGCATGAGCAATGCTTGGAGACTATTTCTTCTCTAGAGCTTGAAATCTCTACTGCCGGAGAAGAGCTTCAGAATCTAAAAGGTGATATTAATAGTAAAGTTGAGAACTTGAAAGGTGCTGAAAAACAATTTTTTCAGGTAGAGACATCAAACCAGTCACTTCACTCTGAGTTGGAGACTCTAGTGCTGAAGGTGGACAGTCAAAGTGAAGAACTAACACAGAAACAGAAGGAGTTAGGAAAACTTTGGGCATGCATACAAGAAGAGCGTTTGAGGTTCATGGAGGCTGACACTGCATTCCGAACTTTGCAGCTTGTGCACTCACAAGCTCAGGAAGATGTAAGATCTTTGGCTTCAGAGCTACAGAATAGGTCCCAAACTTTGAAGGATGTAGAAACTCATAATGACAGTCTGCAGAATGACATACTGAAGCTTAAGGGTGAGAACAAAAGCTTAAATGAGCTTAACTTATCGTCTACTATCTTCATGACTGGAATGCAAAATGATATTTATAGATTAAGAGAAAGAAACGAGAAGCTTGAAGAGGATATTGATCTTCGAGTAGATCAAGGAAATACTCTTCAACAAGAAATTTGTTCTCTGAGGGAGGAACTGAGAGATCTGAACTATAAACACCATGCTGTTTTGAAGCGAGTAGAGGCAGTGGGCCTTAAACCAGAATTGTTTGAAACAGAAGTAAAGGAATTGCAGGATGAGAACTCGAAACTAAGAAATTCATGTCGGAGAGAGATAAGTGGGAGAGAAGCCCTTCAGGAGAAGTTGGAAACTTTTGAAAAGCTTCTTGATAAAAATGTGGTATTGGAGAATTCTGTATCAGAATTAGGGGCTGAATTAGAAAGTGTGAGAAGGAAGATTAGTGTGCTGGAAGCATCACGCCAATCTCTTTTACAGGATAAATCTACTCTTGTGGATGAAAAGGCATTTCTAATGACCCAACTGCAGTTAACTACTGAAAATTTGCAGAAACTCTCAGAGAGGAATACCATTTCGGAGAATTGCCTTGTTGATAAACGTGATGAACTTGAAATGTTGAAGGAAAAGTCAAAGATTTTAGAAGATTCATGCCTGCTTCTGGTCAATCAGAAATCTCTTCTCGTTACTGAAAATGATACTTTAGTTTCCCAACTTAGAGTAACACAGCAAAGCTTGAACGACAGAAGAAAGAGAACAATGGAGTTAGAGGAGAAATGCTCAGCTTTGGAGAAAGATAAGATAATCACACTTGAtgaaataaaatgtttaaaagtTCACATGGAGGTGCAGAAACAGGAGCAATATAATTTTGCTCAAACGAGCTCGGCACAGTTTGCTGATTTAGTAAACAAAGTTCGTCTCCTGCATGAAGAAAGTTGGAACAGAATTAGAGAATTAGAAGGAGAACTAGATAAAGCTCTCGACTGCCAAATCGAAGTCTTTGTCTTGCACGGATGTGTACATGATTTACGAGATAAAAACTCAGTTGTGCTGATTGAGTGCCAGAAACTCTTGGAGGCATCCAAATTGTCGGAAAAATTAATTTCTGAGCTAGAGGAAGAGAATCTTGAGCAGCAGGTAGAGGTGAAATGTCTGTTTGATCAACGCAACTCACTAGGATTAAGTATGTCTAAGCTGATGAAGGCTTTTAATATTGTTCCAGACCATGCTTGCAAACATGAAGATAGAAAAGTGAAATCAAGTCTGGACCAAATTTTAGAAAAAGTTGAAGATACTAAAAGTTCTCTATGCGAAGCTCAAGAGGAAAATCAGCTTTGGGCTGTTGAAATGTCAATACTTATTACACTACTTAGTCAACTGAGGTCAGAAGCAGAAACTATTCAGACTGAGAAAAGCATTACTGACAAAGAGTTGCGTATCAGGTCTGAACAATGCTTGATGCTTGGAAGTGAGTGCCAAAAACTTTCGAAGTTGACAGAAGAGCTGATAATTAAAGTAACTGACGGGTATCGCAAAGAGGAAGAACTCATGACGCGGGTAGAGAATCTGCTTGGAAAGTTGTTGGTTATTGAAGGAGCTTATGATAATTTACAAGAGGAGAAAACACAAGTTCTCGAGGAAAAGGAGGCCTTGGTGGAGGAACTCCTAAGTATGAAGAAAAAGAATCATACTGTAGAAGAGGAAATGCATACCATGTATGGTGAGATGGTATCTCTACATCATCTCTCTTTAATTTACAAAAACTATGTTGATGAGAGATCCAAAGAAATGAAAAGACTTGGCGATGACCTGGACAAACTTCATGGAATCAATGCTTCGCTAGAAAAGAAATGGAGCATCACACAGGAGGAGTTGGATAATTTGCAAGTGGGAAACCTGCGGTTGAAGGAGACATTGAGTAAGACTGATGATGAGTTGAGAGAAGCCACATATCTTGTTGGTTACTTAAAACAAGACATGGCAAATGCCAAGGATCTCTTACAAAATAAAGAAATGGATCTTTTTTCAGCAGAACAGACACTGATTATTCGAGAAGATGAGAAATCACACTTTTCCAAGGATATGGAGACTTTGAAGAGGGAATATGGTGCGGTTCAGATGATTAGAGAAAATCAAGAGAAGCAGATAGCCAAGCTAAGTGGAGACATTGATCGTCAAAGTAATGAGAATCAGTTCCTTTCTAACACAAAACAGAAATTGGAGATTGAGCTGTGCCTTCTGCATAGTCTACATGAAACGGCTGGAAACAAGGAGGAACACTTGTGTGTTGAAGTTCAAAAAAGAAATGATGAGATTGACCTGTGGCAGACACACGCTGTAGCACTTTTTGTGGAATTGCAATCCTCTACTGTAGCTCGAACTTTGTTAGAAGAGAAGGTCAATGAGCTTGTTGAGAAATGCAGCAGCCTCCAAgatgaaaataatattaataatatgaAAATTGAATTAATTGATAAAAAGTTTGGCATTCTGGAAGGTCAAAATGAAGAACTCAAATCTCAGTATGTTATATTTGGCCAAGCGGTGACTTCACTGATGGATAGTGTATCATCCCTGGAGAAGCACACATATATGCATAAATATTTTCAAGAACCTCTGAGTGAGGAAGTCAAG GAGATTCACTTGGTAGAACAAGATGCCATCATTCCATATGCATTAACAAATATGCAAAATTTGCAGGTAAGAATCAAAGCCATTGAAAATACAATTATTGAAATGGCAAGGCTTGCGACACCGGATAACCTGAATGCATATAACAAATTGGAGTGCACAGTGAAACAGATGAAAGAATTAAGAACTGCAAACCGCTCTCTTAAGGGAAAACTTAAGCCATTATCTGAAATCTCAGAGTCTCCTGGCATTCTGCCAAAGGACATTACACTTGATCACAAATCTGAAAGTTCAACATATGGCCTAAGCAAGAGACGCTATCTCGGGCCAGATAATCAAATGCTTGAGTTGTGGGAAACTGTAGATGAAGATAGTAGCATTAATCTTTCTGTTGGAAAGGGAAAGAAGGTGGTTGGTGCACCCACCAAAAAAGAATGGTCTGAAGCGTTAAAACATAAGGGCGCTTCTTTCTCTTCAGATTTTATTGTCGAGAAAGAAATAGGAATGAACATATTAGAgatctcaaggaaattcaaagAAACCCGCCAAGAAGGGAACAAGAGAAAGGTCCTGGAAAGACTTAATTCTGATGTCCAGAAATTAATGAACCTTCAGATTACAGTGCAAGATTTAAAGAGGAAAGTTGGGATCATGGAGAAAAGCAGATGGGGTAAACCAATAAACAGCACTGATTGTATAAAGTTGAAGCTGGAAGAAGCCGAAATAGCAATTCAGAAGTTACTTGACCTTAACGACAAATTGCTGAAGAATGTTGAAGAAATATCAACCCACTCTGGTAAAATAGCTACAATGAAGTCCGGAGAAAGTGGGAGTATTAGAAGGAAAAGAATTTCAGAACAAGCGCGAAGAGTGTCTGAAAAAATTGGTGAGTTGCAGTTGGAGATACAGAGAATACAGTTTGACTTGATGAAAGCTGATAATGGAAACGAAAGCAAAAGTAAATTTAGAGTTACAGAGACCAACAGAAGAATCCTGCTAAAGGATTATCTCTACACTGGAGTAAGAAAAAGCCCTAGGCAGAAGAAGGCTCCATTTTGTGCATGCATGGAACCTCCAACAAAAGGAGACTGA
- the LOC141697603 gene encoding uncharacterized protein LOC141697603 isoform X3, with translation MFIFTIVMLSSLIFYKYLRFEGDRPRFRDMDGYRAGPRGPPEEFGGEKGGTPAGCFLGYSDTSFFTSNIITDITPYVQEFQAASQLLLYTLLMLYSFSCSYLPCSYGIGCIERRLKELHRLSYKELCASEDMANGSLDNFLYDHYFEECSF, from the exons ATGTTTATCTTTACTATTGTGATGCTGTCTAGTTTgatattttacaaatatttgaGATTTGAGGGTGATCGACCTAGGTTTCGTGACATGGATGGGTATCGTGCTGGCCCAAGAGGACCACCTGAAGAATTTGGCGGTGAGAAGGGTGGAACTCCAGCTGGTTGTTTCCTCGGATACTCTGACACTTCTTTTTTTACTAGCAATATTATAACTGATATTACACCTTATGTACAA GAATTTCAAGCAGCAAGTCAACTATTATTGTATACATTGTTGATGCTTTACTCCTTTTCCTGCTCATACTTGCCTTGTTCCTATGGTATCGGTTGTATAGAAAGAAGGCTGAAAGAG CTTCATCGACTTAGCTACAAGGAGCTATGTGCATCTGAGGACATGGCCAACGGAAGCCTTGACAATTTTTTATATG ATCATTACTTTGAAGAATGCTCGTTTTGA
- the LOC141697603 gene encoding uncharacterized protein LOC141697603 isoform X1, with amino-acid sequence MFIFTIVMLSSLIFYKYLRFEGDRPRFRDMDGYRAGPRGPPEEFGGEKGGTPAGCFLGYSDTSFFTSNIITDITPYVQEFQAASQLLLYTLLMLYSFSCSYLPCSYGIGCIERRLKELHRLSYKELCASEDMANGSLDNFLYGEKWGTLSWKQRLDIIFGIARDNLV; translated from the exons ATGTTTATCTTTACTATTGTGATGCTGTCTAGTTTgatattttacaaatatttgaGATTTGAGGGTGATCGACCTAGGTTTCGTGACATGGATGGGTATCGTGCTGGCCCAAGAGGACCACCTGAAGAATTTGGCGGTGAGAAGGGTGGAACTCCAGCTGGTTGTTTCCTCGGATACTCTGACACTTCTTTTTTTACTAGCAATATTATAACTGATATTACACCTTATGTACAA GAATTTCAAGCAGCAAGTCAACTATTATTGTATACATTGTTGATGCTTTACTCCTTTTCCTGCTCATACTTGCCTTGTTCCTATGGTATCGGTTGTATAGAAAGAAGGCTGAAAGAG CTTCATCGACTTAGCTACAAGGAGCTATGTGCATCTGAGGACATGGCCAACGGAAGCCTTGACAATTTTTTATATG GTGAAAAATGGGGGACACTCAGCTGGAAACAACGGCTTGACATAATCTTTGGCATAGCTAGGGATAATTTAGTTTAG
- the LOC141695920 gene encoding uncharacterized protein LOC141695920 translates to MYRERKFTKFEDLLSTFLVAEQNHELVIKNHQSRPTGSAPLPEVNNMSFQQNLCGKGYRGGRGQGRYRGRGRSHEHFRPYNNSGHRKWQSESQSKRKAPRGGKTENVCYRCGMDGHWTRNCHTPDHLVKLYQSSQKSKEKMVETNFANNNIDDFPRITTGGISINGLNEPSETPIWEAED, encoded by the coding sequence ATGTACAGGGAGCGCAAATTTACCAAGTTCGAGGATCTTCTATCAACTTTCCTCGTTGCAGAACAGAATCATGAATTGGTGATTAAGAATCATCAATCCCGTCCAACAGGATCTGCCCCATTACCTGAAGTAAATAACATGTCATTCCAGCAGAATTTATGTGGAAAAGGGTATAGAGGTGGACGGGGCCAAGGGCGGTACCGTGGACGAGGTCGGAGCCATGAGCATTTTCGTCCATATAACAACTCTGGTCACCGGAAGTGGCAATCTGAATCACAGAGTAAAAGAAAGGCACCGCGAGGAGGAAAAACTGAAAATGTTTGCTATAGGTGCGGCATGGATGGGCACTGGACACGTAATTGTCATACCCCAGATCATCTTGTTAAGCTATACCAATCTTCTCaaaaatcaaaagagaaaatggTAGAAACAAATTTCGCCAACAATAATATAGATGATTTTCCGAGAATCACAACTGGAGGAATAAGCATTAATGGTCTGAATGAACCTAGCGAAACACCCATATGGGAGGCTGAAGATTAG